GCCAAGAGGAAACGCTGAAGACAAGACTATTTCCTAAATCCTGCTCCTCACTGAGGTTTTCTGAGGTGGCTGTTAGGAATACTCCTCTTATGCAGTCACTGTCCTGAACCCAATGGTTAAATAACCTTCTAAAACAGCTAAGGGAGGATTTTCATTCACTAGCTCCATGCAGGCAAGGTGGGAAAGGTTAGTTCATTGCCAGCATACCAGGGGATTCAAGGTCTCCTATGACACAGGAGGTCACTAACCACGCAAAAGCTCAGGTGGGAAGGGTCCTAGCAGTCCCTTTCTCACAGTTGAAACTGTGCTTAAATATTCTCCAATAATTAAGTAAGCTTATGACTCTAATTATATTTAATGTTCCCTACGGGAAGAAGGTGTGCAGAGGCCCTGATccactatatttttaaaaacttcttgcAGGGGTTTCAGTCTATCTTCTCCTCCCCTGCACTGTGTCCTTAGAACAAGGCTGTGGATACTGTTTTTCTCCAGCCTAAATAATAATTCAGGAAACAGAACAGTGTTTGTCAGTAGGAATGAGGGTGGAGACTGAGGGCACCAGCATGGGGGCTTGTACCACTTTAGGACACTTTTGGAAATCACCGATCCCATCATCTATTGGATCCAAGTTCAGTGAGGCCTCCGTCTCTCCTGTGGTTTGCACAGGGCCAAACGTGGCAACAAATGTGCCTCGAGACTGAGGGCTCATCATGCCCCCCAGCTAGAAAAGAGTGGGCAAACACTCATTGGTAGCACCGACGTAGTAGGAACCTGATAAACCTCAGATGTGGGCGAGCTGCCGACATACTCAGCTCCACCAGGAGTGAAGTACTCCTGAGTGTGCCCTGGTGCACAACTGCGGGATTGTACAGGCATCGCCATGGCCAGGAAGCAGCCAAATGGGTGACTTTTATTTGAACGTCCAGAGGGCTAGTTAGGTGCCTGCATCCTAAGCCGTTTCAAAGATCCCCCACAGGCACCGGAGCTGCTCTCCTCTCGCTGAGGTATGTTCTGCTGCACCTGCGTTCCTACCAGTTGGTGTTAAGACGCTCCGCACCGACTCTGCCCCTCATCGGATGGTCCCATCCAGGTGTGTTCCCTGGCTGTTAGGTTTGAGACTATTGGGACATAGAAGCAATTCTTTATCTCTGggtaaaagaaaattttaattatgACCTAACATAAGTGCCTACAGGGGATTGCACAGCCGAACATGCCAAACACAAGGAAGTAAACCAGACACGAAACCCCTGCCTCATTTACAGGGCTCCTTCCTCGTCTGGCTTCTGAGGTTCTCAAATCAGTGTGTTATGGGGAGCCTGCACATCGATCCAAAAGCTGAAATCTCCAGCAGTGAAACAGGGTGAAAGCAAAAGATTTGAGCTAATACTTTCCAAAAGATCCAGTCACGAGGCCAAAGGAAATGAAGTATCAGAAGTGGGGCCTTGAGCCTAGAAACGTAATCAAGGCCTGGGGAAGTGTTTGGCGAATGTTGGGGTCAGCAGTGCAAGTGCAGAGAGAAGCTGGAGAGTCCTTAAAAATCTGAGCTAAGTGCCAGGCGCTGCCAGACCGAACTGACAACCAGTCACTGCTGAGCAGCTCAGGAGTCATCGACTGACTCTTTCCTCCAGAGGAAATGCCTAGAATGGAGAGACCTGAAGTAGCAGCATAAAACCACCTGATCAAAAAACCTATCACGCATCATGATTTCTACTTCACCGTAGTATCACGTGCATCAATCCCCTGTAAAACCACTGACACAGCTCTTACAACGCCGTGTTACTGCGAGGGAGAATCAAAGAGCTGGGAGCGCTCAGGATGAGAAGAGCTGCAAGGTTCGCGTCCCCAAATATCAATACGTAGTTGACAGTATATGCATTATTGTATTTCTTTAAGAACATAAATATATAATGAGGATTTCCACTGAGAGgccacatttttatttatttaggaaacaAGTAAGTTGAATTCTGCTGGAATCTCTCCATACAATGGATGCTCCAGGAGTTGACAATGCACAGATTTCTTGGAAGTGCCACATTCAGAGCAAATTAACACGGCCTTAAAAGCCATTTTCAAGACAACTCTCTCACAGACACAAGGTATTGGCTGTGAAACAGAACATCAGACATGAGGCATCACATGACATCAGGTAgcacatttctgtttatttgcctttcttcAAGAATTCTACCTCACCATTAGGCAAAGGAGGACATACAAGATGTACAAGAAAAAGACTAAAAGAGACTTCCCTATCACTGTGTTCTGTGGCATGAAGGCACGCAGCctctggcttttttgtttgttttttttttaaaaggacatgtATTTACTCTGGCTGAGGTGTTACAGTTCAGAGAACAACCTGCCGTCTACAGGAAATCTCTTGAGAAAATTAAAAGTGAACACAGGTATTTGCTAGGCTGTTTTACTGAATGAACACTGCCAGCTGCACTAATAGCATTTTACCAGACACTTGTCAGCTTGTGAACCTCCATGTTTATAAAGACAATAGGAAATCCGACTCCAGAGTGACGGGGACAGGGAGAAGGGGTtggatttttcttcccccctcgcAGCAGATTTCCGCCTGCTGTAAACTTGTGTTTGTGTACTTCAGTACCTCTGTGACGACCTACAACAGAGGTTCTTCCCTAGACATATACAGTTTGCCCGTAGTCTGACTCAATGCGTTATTAACTTTCATATATAATATTAAAATCCAAGGTTTGTCTCCCAATGTCCTTCACATGATGCTCTGTCTGTTCACGTCCACGTTGTATGCTGATGAATTGGAACAGCCTCGGCCAAAATCAATAAAAATGCCTTCAGAATCAGAGTCGATTGACTCCAAAATTTGATCCACTATGTTCTCAGGGCTGGAAGAGGGAACTGGAATCAAGGAAGGGTCCCTGTCCAGCTCAAAAGACCTATGTGGGTCATCCATCGAGTGGAAGAGTCCTTTCTGTTGCTCAACTGTGCTGAGTTTGCTAGAGCACTGCACCGACCCAGTGCTGGGCCTCTCCTGGTCTCCTGACAGCGAGCTTTTCGTGGCCGTCATGGAGCTCTTGGAACCATTGTCCATGATGGTGGTGAGGTTGGAGTACCCCTGTAGCTCCAGGCAGGAGGTCATTTCTGAAACAGAGTGCCTTCGGATGCCCGTTCCATTGGCAGCCATGCCCTCGGTTTCGTACTCGGCCACTGGTGTCAGCAGTGGGTTGTTGTAGCTTTTTGATCGCACCACGGGGTTCTTGGCAAGGATGTCACCCGATTTTGAACGCCTGAAGAACCGCTTCTCTGTAAATAGAGAAAGATCCGCAGTAATATCTACAAAGTCTCCCATTTTTGTGGTACTAATAATTACAAGTGTTCAAAAGGAAAGTCCAGGCCTTAATATTCACGAGCTTTTCTTGAATgacaaaaacttttttaaaagaatacattttgctggttttatagATCCATAGGATTCAGATTTCCTAGATTTCTTTAGTGTATTGAAGGCCCCAGACATATCTTTACAAATAACAGCTAAGATGCCCTTATATTCGTACAACTTCAGCAGGTGGAGTAAAGCAGTAAATATTGTGGGAGACCTGTTATACAATTGCAAATGCTTTCTTTAGACAAGAACAGAAGGCACTATTCTGTTATTGTTCAGGCTATAAAAGTCATCACTAATTTCTAGCAGTTGAAATCTACCTTCTCCCCTCACCTTGGGAAAATCAGGTCTCTTCAAATTTGGGGCACAGGTATTAAGACAGGCAGTCTTACTAATAATTCTGGAAAAACTTAGATGCAAAGCATCGTCCAGAGACCACACAAAGGAGAGAGCACCAAGAGTGTTTGGAAACGTTGAATGGAGGGCTGTGCCCACGGCAACCTTTTTTGGGGAACAAACCTGCACTGGATCTGGCAGTGATTGTATGAATGCTGCTCTTAACCAAGGGGGCTCTTCCCAAAGAACGAGCAGCAGGTGGCAGCAAGTCAGCACAGAGATCTGCCAACGGTGGTTTAGGGTGGGAGCGCCCTTCGGCAGCTAGACCAAAATGATCATCATGAAAACTTTCTGCAGACTTTGCTGTTCAGACTCACGTTTGAAGGTTTCTCCCTGCTACTCTGATTTCGCCATCCCCATGAAAGGGGCACGGCTGGAGAAGAGAACTGAGTTACACTCTGGAAGTCAACCACAGCCACTGCATATAAATTGTTGGCTTTAAGTTAGGATGCTGGTATATGTTCCCCTCCAAACCACACCATTTCCTTTACAAATATGAGCCTATCCTAAAATTATACTTATGTATAATTATGTGCTTACCTAGACACAAATTTCAATCATATGTTGTACTAGTAAAAAAGCCCGTTTCTGTACTGAAGATTGTATTTTGCAGTtgtttctgcctcagcagtgAAATCAACTGAGCCAAGTTCACTTCTGGACTTTTTCTTTGTTAGGAGTTTGACCTGGCAAACAGAAAAGGTTCCCTGGGGCTGCCCTACCACGGGAACTCTGGCTTTTTGGTCACACCAAGGCTTGCCTGGAGGGGAAGGCTGGGTGTGCTGGCCAGATGGGGAAGAAAAGGGGTCAGAGGCCTCGCCAGTCCCAAGGAAAATATGTCAAAGCTTTAAATAATACTACCAAAATAGCTGGACAGAACTAGATCTGTTAgtttaaaagcagcagagactGATGTGCTCAACTCCCTCAGATCCAGGTTCACTGTCTACAGTAAGACCTATCCAGGGGTAGAGACACAGATCGCATCAAGGGCAAGTGCCCAGTCCACCAAAACCTTCCTATCTTCTGCAGTCATATAatacaacatttattttctaataacGCACTTCACGGGAGTTTTATTCtctttcagtgcattttttctGCCCCGAGATACAGAAGCTTGTATTCAGAAAATGTCAGTTTGGGGCTCCATTTAAATGCTTGTGGCCTTTTAATGGCAAGCAACGAATACAAAGTAGTAATCCTGAACCATTTTCCATAAATAAATGGCCTCCACTTATTCACATGAAACTGATTTGTTTCTTAAATGCCTACTGCAATAAAACCATTTTTCCATTTAGCTGTCGGGGAAAATCAACTACCTTATTGACCACTTCTGACAAGCAAACAGATTGACTGCATAGAAAACACACCATTGAActtattttcctctctattttctcTATTGAAGCAGGCCATCGcagtatttatattaaaatactcAGTTACTACCACATTTCCCTTTAGATTTATGATGGTAATTTTCGACAGACTGAAGTATTACGCAGGATATTCAAAAGACCTTCATCTCATCCAAATTTTGCCTTCACAGAAGTCATTGAATGCTTCAGAACtcaaagaatcatagaaaatATGCTGGAAGGGACTCAAGGTCACTCActcatcctctgtcaccaggcaGGACCATGTTTACCCACCTTGCTCCTTTTGGATGCCTATGTATATGACACATATATAGCACCTCTAGCAGTGAAGATTCAACAGCCTCCAGAGGCGTTTTATGTACCATTAGAGATTTTTCCTTCCATGTAAACTGAATTTCCCCTGCTACGGGTGGTCCACTCTTTTTCTTATCTCCAGTGGGATGGAGAACAGCTTACTACCTTCCACTCTGCAGAAAGCTTTTACATGTTTGAAGGCTTATCGCTTTGTCTTCTCTAAGACAAATTCCTACTCTCTTCCCTGCTTTAAACAGCCTTGTATGATCTTTGTGCGCTAATGAACAGACACTACTCAGCACTCTAGAAATGGCTTCCTGCTTCAAGCTCTCACTGTCCATAAAGTGTCCTGTGTTAAACCTCTGACATTAAAAGGTAGAATGGAACGCTAAACACACTCTAGATGCACAGATTTATTAATGACCACTGTTACAATGATCTGTTTTCATCTTCTGCCACTGGCAAGTTTCACTGTGACTTTGCCTGTTGCAAAGAGCGTGTCCTTAGAAAAGGAGCCTGACTGCATTGTGCCAATACTGGCAGTCTCCTCTCGCGTGGGCCCTGGCCCTGTGCAGACCAAGGTTTTGGTGAAGCCCTCTGGGCCGTGTTAAATCGAGTCTCTGTTATTCTTACCCAAGATACAGGAAGAGTGCGTGAAGGGTCCGTCACTGGAATACAGACCGTATGTGCCCAAGTAAGGAGAAACGACTTTCTGGATCAGGGATTCCAGTTTCAAATAATCTTCAGTCACACCTTTCGACTCGTGAACCccctgaaagagagaaaatacccAAGATGAGCACTGTCCCCTCCAACCACAAGCCTTCCTTGCTCCCCAGGGCAAGCAAAGAGGCAGCAAGCACTTTCACTAAGTTCCATAGCAAAGATGCACCGTGATGCGATACTGGTTTGTTACTACAGCCGGTTCTTCTTACTGTAAAGCCAAGAGATGTGAGTCGAACCAGAGAGACTCACTACGCAGGCACTGCACAAATGCTCGGAAAGAGGCAGCAGCTATTTCCAGGACATTTAAATCCAGAAAGGTGCATCCTGCTTAGCGCAAAGGCAGTCAGGGAGGATGGAGGATGCAGTCTGTGAAGATGAATTAGTAACGTCCCTGGAGTTTTTGTTATTGCGATCTTATACTGGCTTCCTGAACGAACTACTGCCCAGTGCTGCACCAGCAGCTGGTACCACAGGGTGTCACTGCAATCTAAGCAATACCAAAGAGGGTTAAGAAAAAGGTGAAAGTGAGACTCAGAAGTACTTGTTCCAGGGTATTTTCAACAAGAAATATTTATAGTGAAGAGCTTTGTATCTCTTTCTCACCCCCTTCCCTGGCATTTGCCATTATCCAGGCAAAAGTCACATTATAACCAGCGTGGTAAGATTCACCCACAGGCAAAATCTTTTGCCCTTAGCTGTTAACTCTGCACTTCTACCCACAAGTGGGCTTATAAGGCTGCAGTGGTGACAGGAAAAGCCTGTGGAGCTGTAGTCTCCTTTCCACTTACAGCTGCAGCGCGCGTGCTCCTGCCTTGTCTGAGCACAGCCCTGTGTACGTGTGTGTAGGATTCCTCTTGCAACTTGAAGTAAATTCACATTTTGGTGTATTGCTATACAGCCATATGCTTGACATATCTTATGGCAGAATCAAGATCCTGAATGCCATGCTCAGCAAGAAGTTTGCTTGAATTTAGCAGAATCCCAGATTTCATAATACGTCCCTGAACTATGGCAAAAAGAAACATGTTGGGATGAGAGCCTATGGAGAGCAATATGCAGATCAAATGAGTAAAACTGCAACACTTCCCTCAGAGTGTGAAAGGATCCTGATGTTCAGGATGTATTCGCTGCTCAGTATGATTCACCAACCAGTGTCTACGGGTGACTCTCAGCCTGCGACTTGTTTGTGAATGGCTCAGTTCACCTCCCGGCTGTTGCGCTGCCTGAATGCCGCCTGGTGTTACTCAATAAAAGTTTATGAATGGCAAATAAATAGTGGCCAACAGAGAACGGCTAGAACTTGGACTCCAGTTCAGCAGGTTTTATATAATGAATAACAATCTTTGGAGATGTGCTATGTCCTGTAAAACTTTGGGAGAGTCACAAATACAAATATGAAGATAAGGACATATGCAGTGAATCTGAAAGCTGGCAAACACCAAAGTAACAGCAGAATGAGCCCATAGCTATTCAACCAATTTAAACCAGACAGAAATAATGTAGGAATAATTcagaagacttgctgaaggtgcacgtATTATTTCCAAGTCATCGCTGGCCTGTAtcagagaaaatgtttcaaaaaacaggaggaagagtCTCCATTTTTATCATGTTGAGATCTGCTCCAGGGTCTCTCCTCCTGTCTTGCTGGGATTTAGCCAAGATCTTTTCAGCCCTCAGAAGGACAGCATGCCTGCTACCTTACTACAGACTCACAATCGCATCAACCTCATAGCCcactggcaaaggccagcacgTTAGGCCATCCTCTTCAGGCTCCTACACCAATTACCTCTGGAACCAGTTTCCTAAACATGATACGTAATACAAGTAGCAAAAGCCATTGCTTATCATTGCTCATGCCCAGCCTTTGTGGTAAGGCTTTATTTACTTTGCTGCCACTTAAGTATTTTTGATACCTGTGAAAGAGGGTAGCTAAATATCAGCTGTGGAGAATGAAACCCAGTAATCCACTGTACCATACTGCCCACCAAATAATTCTTACCACGAGCAGAACTGCGACACTGTATGAATGCTAAAAGTGTCCTTGTCCAGTGGCATCTTAACACCATCTGATTTCCTATTGGCCTTACATGCCTGAAAAGTTCTTTTGGTTTCCCTCTTGGTTGTAAATTATCTGTTCTGCTATACACTCCTTCTTCCCTGATGAACACCTCAAAAGCCTGAGCCATATTCTGCGTTGACTGCTGCCCTGGAGGGGTTACAAGGAGGCTTCCAGCAGCTCTGTTGGGCTGGGGTAGGCTCCGGGAGTCAGCTGGGAGGATGGAGACTCGGACGCCAAGCTCCAGCTGCTACAACACCCCTCCATCATGGGGCCAGGGAGCAGAAGCTGTGTtgggacacagccctgcagctgccatGCCCGGAGAGCCCGTTGGTTCACTGCTCCCAAGAAACACCCTCTTCTCTCAAAATCCCAGCTCCCTAGCCACTTGCATCATCTCCTTCTTCAGTCTTGCCCTTGACCTTCACTCCTGCTCTCCCAAGCGTAGTGCTAATCTCTAACCCCCTTTTCACTTCAGCCTCGATTGATTCCCACCTTTGAAATGAAGAGGCCACAAAATACCACCTTTACAGTATAAAACCACCCTGTATTAACACAGCCTGCCATTAGTCTTATTCCTCAGCTCTGCAATCATCCATGGGATGCTTTGCAAAACATACTGAAAAGTCATAAAACATCTGGCGTCCGCTGGAGCCATGGTGCCTTCTCCTGTGCTCTACACCTTGCCAGAAATGTGCCGTATCCACCTGCAACATCCTTCCTGCATTGGCCATTGTTCCGGGCCTTCCTGCAGGCGCCGGACAGGGCAGTTCCCTTAAACCATTTTCTTGGTGTGGACCTAATGTGTGAGCAGGAGAGTAACAGGCTGCAGACCACGTCCTGCACTTGTAAAACAgtgtttttcctgtatttctttctgttgtGTTATTCAATGACAAACATCCTCCAGGCCTCTATTTAACCAAACACAAGTACATCCCAATATTCAGGAAGGACTATCCCAGCTTTCCAAACCCAAACTTTCCATAGGACCTGAACAACACCATCACTTATTTATGACTTACCCCAGCCCGAGTGGCCCAGAGGACTGCCTGCAGGCTTAGAGCAAGCTGGGGCcacctccacctggccggagccCCTGACAAGGGGCAGAGTGTCACGGCGCTGCAG
Above is a window of Larus michahellis chromosome 1, bLarMic1.1, whole genome shotgun sequence DNA encoding:
- the PRR5 gene encoding proline-rich protein 5 isoform X1, encoding MRTLRRLKFMSSPSLSDLGKREQAALDERGTQQRRACSNATWNSIHNGVIAVFQRKGLPDHELYNLNEGVRQLLKTELGSFFTEYLQNQLLTKGMVILRDKIRFYEGQKLLDTLAETWDFFFSDVLPMLQAIFYPVQGKEPSVRQLALLHFRNIITLNIKLEDALSRSRARVPPSIIQMLLILQGVHESKGVTEDYLKLESLIQKVVSPYLGTYGLYSSDGPFTHSSCILEKRFFRRSKSGDILAKNPVVRSKSYNNPLLTPVAEYETEGMAANGTGIRRHSVSEMTSCLELQGYSNLTTIMDNGSKSSMTATKSSLSGDQERPSTGSVQCSSKLSTVEQQKGLFHSMDDPHRSFELDRDPSLIPVPSSSPENIVDQILESIDSDSEGIFIDFGRGCSNSSAYNVDVNRQSIM
- the PRR5 gene encoding proline-rich protein 5 isoform X2; the encoded protein is MSSPSLSDLGKREQAALDERGTQQRRACSNATWNSIHNGVIAVFQRKGLPDHELYNLNEGVRQLLKTELGSFFTEYLQNQLLTKGMVILRDKIRFYEGQKLLDTLAETWDFFFSDVLPMLQAIFYPVQGKEPSVRQLALLHFRNIITLNIKLEDALSRSRARVPPSIIQMLLILQGVHESKGVTEDYLKLESLIQKVVSPYLGTYGLYSSDGPFTHSSCILEKRFFRRSKSGDILAKNPVVRSKSYNNPLLTPVAEYETEGMAANGTGIRRHSVSEMTSCLELQGYSNLTTIMDNGSKSSMTATKSSLSGDQERPSTGSVQCSSKLSTVEQQKGLFHSMDDPHRSFELDRDPSLIPVPSSSPENIVDQILESIDSDSEGIFIDFGRGCSNSSAYNVDVNRQSIM